The Pyrus communis chromosome 2, drPyrComm1.1, whole genome shotgun sequence genome includes a window with the following:
- the LOC137725580 gene encoding mediator of RNA polymerase II transcription subunit 19a-like isoform X1, protein MDPEGTKFGRGPKELTGAVDLISHYKLLPHHEFFCKRSLPVSISDTHYLHNVVGDTEIRKGDGMQLDQLIQSTSYPRDTKPRIQPFDLDTLREAFHLRETAPIDLPLADKGTPTIAGKSKSESKDKEKKHKKHKDKDKDKEKDKEHKKRKHRHKDRSKDKDKDKKKDKGGHHDPAGDHSKKHEKKRKHDGDDDLNDVHRHKKSKHKSSKLDEVGAIKVAG, encoded by the exons ATGGATCCTGAAGGAACAAAGTTTGGACGAG GACCAAAAGAGTTGACTGGTGCTGTAGATCTCATTAGTCACTACAAGTTACTTCCCCACCATGAGTTTTTCTGCAAGCGATCACTTCCAGTATCAATATCAGACACACACTATCTTCACAATGTGGTGGGAGACACGGAAATCAGAAAAGGAGATGGGATGCAGTTGGATCAACTTATCCAGAGTACATCATATCCCCGGGATACGAAACCACGCATACAGCCTTTTGACCTAGATACTCTCAGAGAGGCTTTCCATCTTAGAGAAACGGCTCCTATTGATCTGCCACTT GCAGATAAGGGGACTCCGACTATTGCAGGGAAATCAAAGAGTGAGTCTAAAGACAAGGAGAAGAAACACAAAAAGCACAAGGACAAAGACAAGGACAAAGAGAAGGATAAAGAGCACAAGAAGCGTAAACACCGTCATAAAGATCGAAGTAAAGATAAAGACAAGGATAAGAAGAAGGATAAAGGTGGGCATCATGATCCGGCCGGTGATCACTCAAAGAAACATGAAAAG AAAAGGAAACATGATGGAGATGACGATCTTAATGATGTCCACAGACACAAAAAAAGTAAG CATAAGAGCTCAAAACTTGATGAAGTTGGTGCAATCAAGGTAGCTGGCTGA
- the LOC137725580 gene encoding mediator of RNA polymerase II transcription subunit 19a-like isoform X2 yields the protein MDPEGTKFGRGPKELTGAVDLISHYKLLPHHEFFCKRSLPVSISDTHYLHNVVGDTEIRKGDGMQLDQLIQSTSYPRDTKPRIQPFDLDTLREAFHLRETAPIDLPLADKGTPTIAGKSKSESKDKEKKHKKHKDKDKDKEKDKEHKKRKHRHKDRSKDKDKDKKKDKGGHHDPAGDHSKKHEKKRKHDGDDDLNDVHRHKKT from the exons ATGGATCCTGAAGGAACAAAGTTTGGACGAG GACCAAAAGAGTTGACTGGTGCTGTAGATCTCATTAGTCACTACAAGTTACTTCCCCACCATGAGTTTTTCTGCAAGCGATCACTTCCAGTATCAATATCAGACACACACTATCTTCACAATGTGGTGGGAGACACGGAAATCAGAAAAGGAGATGGGATGCAGTTGGATCAACTTATCCAGAGTACATCATATCCCCGGGATACGAAACCACGCATACAGCCTTTTGACCTAGATACTCTCAGAGAGGCTTTCCATCTTAGAGAAACGGCTCCTATTGATCTGCCACTT GCAGATAAGGGGACTCCGACTATTGCAGGGAAATCAAAGAGTGAGTCTAAAGACAAGGAGAAGAAACACAAAAAGCACAAGGACAAAGACAAGGACAAAGAGAAGGATAAAGAGCACAAGAAGCGTAAACACCGTCATAAAGATCGAAGTAAAGATAAAGACAAGGATAAGAAGAAGGATAAAGGTGGGCATCATGATCCGGCCGGTGATCACTCAAAGAAACATGAAAAG AAAAGGAAACATGATGGAGATGACGATCTTAATGATGTCCACAGACACAAAAAAA CATAA
- the LOC137726149 gene encoding ribonuclease 2-like, producing MAILSAQVASAVALIAVAASLCLIDAKPAGIGIEIGSRGGGGQREFDYFNLALQWPGTFCRRTRHCCSSNACCRGSNAPTMFTIHGLWPDYNDGTWPACCTQKTFDDKEISTLHDALDKYWPSLSCGKPSSCHGGKGSFWGHEWEKHGTCSSPVVGDEYNYFLTTLNVYFKYNVTQILNEAGYVPSNTEKYPLGGIVSAIQNAFRATPRLVCKKGAVEELHLCFYKDFQPRDCLVGSGSLSDKLASSSSCPSFVSIPAYASLGLGGGETEISSA from the exons ATGGCTATTCTCTCTGCTCAAGTCGCCTCTGCAGTAGCACTGATTGCGGTGGCCGCTTCTCTGTGCCTGATCGACGCCAAGCCAGCCGGAATCGGAATCGAAATCGGaagcagaggaggaggagggcagAGGGAGTTCGATTACTTCAACTTGGCCCTGCAATGGCCTGGCACTTTCTGTCGGCGCACCCGCCATTGTTGCTCCTCCAATGCTTGCTGCCGCGG CTCAAATGCTCCAACCATGTTTACAATCC ATGGATTGTGGCCTGACTACAATGATGGAACCTGGCCTGCCTGTTGCACACAGAAAACCTTTGATGATAAAGAG ATCTCAACATTGCACGATGCTTTAGATAAATACTGGCCATCTTTAAGCTGTGGTAAACCATCATCCTGCCATGGTGGAAAAGGATCATTTTGGGGTCATGAG TGGG AGAAGCACGGGACTTGCTCCTCTCCAGTAGTTGGAGATGAATACAATTACTTTTTGACAACCCTCAATGTCTATTTTAAGTACAATGTCACT CAAATCCTGAATGAAGCAGGATATGTACCATCCAATACTGAAAAATATCCTCTTGGAGGCATTGTTTCTGCTATTCAGAATGCTTTCCGGGCAACCCCGAGGTTGGTTTGCAAAAAAGGGGCCGTGGAGGAACTTCATCTATGCTTCTACAAGGATTTCCAG CCTCGGGATTGTCTGGTTGGATCTGGCAGTCTAAGTGACAAGTTAGCTTCAAGTAGCTCATGTCCCAGTTTTGTCAGCATACCAGCATATGCATCATTgg GGCTTGGCGGTGGTGAAACTGAGATTTCAAGTGCCTGA